The genomic segment tttattagtaaaacatttaaatataaaatctaaataaattacataaacaacaatcaaataaatattaatcaaaataatttatcattactaatatcatttcaaaaaatatataatacaaaaaaaattaataacttAATGAAGTTTCGGTTTTTTTTGGTCGGTTCGGTTTTGACATATATAATTCGAAACTGAACCAAATAAATCacgattttaaaatttatattcgaATTTTATAATTCGATTTTTGGTTTGGTTCATTGTTCGATTTTTTTGATTTTACGTGAAGTTTGAACACCCATGCCGAATGCAATATGGAATTTGCCACGATGACGTGGATTGTGTGTCGAATCAAATACCAATCAATTGCGTAGTTATTGCCAGCTGTTACGTGAGATCTCCACGCGCCAACAAACTCCTGTGGAAACACGCGCACATGAACCCAGTTGATACACATGATCTTAGATCCTGACACCCAATCCAACCCAAACCGAAACAAATTATCTGATCGAATTGTGGCAACGGGATCTCTTGTCTTTCCAAGTATTCGCGAATCGAGGTATGTATGTTTcaatttgaatgttgaaaatatctTCCTGTTTTTGGAATTACATGTTTTTAAGCAGCTGTTCCTCCTTGTCTGAATTACCCATCTCTTACCCAGATGTAATAGCTGATCGCTAGTTGAACAGTTTTCAATCAGGGATAGATGGTGACAattgttgttgttttttttttttttgtagaatATTTAAGTATCGGCTGATGTTAAGATTGTCTGAAGAATCGTTCCTTGTAAAATTTGAACTGTGTTTCCGTGAATCCTCCTCATTGCTTCTGATTTTCCTCGGTGCGGAGGTGGTCGGGTGAGGTGAATATTCGTAGATGCCAAAAACGTCAAACTGTAAGTTTTGATATTGGGGGTGGTGCATGTACTCGACTCAAAGGTCGGGAGAGATTAGGTTGATTAGCACCTTTTTTTGATGGCTAATAAACAGCAATCTTCCTCTGTTACCATTTCTACTGACCCAGCCACACCATCACCTCTCCAAGTTCCTGATACAAGATTTAGTGCCCCTTCCTTTACCTCACCCTCGTCATGGTTTTCACCACCAGGACTAACGTTTCCTCCTCCTTTGGCACAACTAAACCAGGCTCCTTCGCCATCAGCAAGGCCTCCTAAATTATTATCTCCAGCGAATGGAGTTCGAACTGGAAGCCTTGTTCCTCATATGAGCACTCCACCTGGTCCTCCTGTGTTTTCATCTCCGCTCCAGCCAGCTGCTGTTCCATTTAAAACTTCTCCTGCAACTCCTCAGCCCATTGCTTATTCTTCTGGTTCATCTTTTCCATCTTCTTCCCCTCCTCATTTCTCAAATGGATCAGTTGAATTGCAGCATCAAATTTCTGATGTTACAGAGGAGCATGATATGGAGTTTCCAAATGTTCTATTCTCAGCCCTCAAggtattttttgtttttgttctaCGATGCTCAAGAAACTATTGCTTTCCAATGCACGTATCGAATTTAGTAATTTtcagataattttttttaaagaaactaTAGTTTTTATCGTGTATTTGATGAATTCCTAATGAACTGGAGTTTTTGATACTGTTACCTATGTATAAGGGAAAACCTGTTCTCTGTCGTATTTCGTCCGTGGCACCTTGCCTTTAGTTATGGCCGAACAGGACTCTTATTTGAAACTATTGTCTTAATATTCAATACTATGTTATGGTGTTTGAGTTACAAAATAATTTGCTTCTCCCCCTCTCGTCATTTTGATGCTTCAGGTACTCAAACAGAAGAAGCTAGCCAATGTGCCTAGTTTAGGATTTGGGGCATTAATTTCTCCTGGCAGGGAGGTTTCACCAGGTCCTCAAATAATACAACGTGATCCCCATCGATGTCACAATTGTGGATCTTATGCCAATATTTACTGCAACATCTTACTTGAATCAGGCCAATGGCAATGTGTAATTTGCCGGAGTCTGAATGGAAGTGAAGGGGAATACATAGCTCAAACCAAACAAGAACTCCGAAATTTACCCGAACTTTCTTCCCCTCTCGTTGATTATGTGCAAACAGGGAACAAAATACCTGGTTATATCCCGGTGACTGAATCTAGAACATCAGCCCCTGTAGTTCTAGTTATAGATGAATGTTTAGATGAACAACACTTGCAGCATCTTCAGAGCTCCCTTCACGCATTTGTAGATTCCTTACCACCTACTACAAGACTTGGACTTGTGCTTTACGGCCGTGCAGTTTCAGTGTATGATTTCTCTGAAGAATCCGTGGCAGCTGCTGATGTACTTCCTGGTGGCAAATGACCAAGTGAGGACGCCTTGAGAGCACTGATATATGGGACTGGAATATACTTATCGCCGATTCATGCTTCTCTTCCCATTGCGCATGCCATTCTTGCATCATTGAGGGCATATCAATTGAATTTGCCTGAAGCTTCTAGAGATCGTTGCTTAGGTACGGCAGTGGAGGTTGCCCTGTCTATAATTCAAGGGCCATCAGCTGAAGTGTCAAGAGGTGTTATTAAAAGGCCTGGTGGAAGTAGCAGGATAATTGTGTGTGCTGGTGGACCAAGCACTTATGGCCCTGGTTCAGTTCCTCATTCCCTTGGTCATCCAAACTATGCATATATGGAGAAAGTAGCATTGAAGTGGATGGAGAATCTAGGTTCTGAAGCTTATCGTCGCAATACAGTGGTTGACATTCTATGTGCTGGAACATGCCCGGTACGAGTTCCTGTTTTTCTACCTCTTGCAAAATCTTCTGGAGGCATCCTGATTCTTCATGATGACTTCGGAGAGGCATTTGGTGTGAATTTGCAGAGAGCAGCTATTCGGGCTGCTGGTTCTCATGGTTTATTGGAGATTCGTTGTTCAGATGATGTTTTTGTTAGTCAAGTGGTAGGCCCTGGCAAGGAGGCACACAACGATAACCATGAATCATTTAAGAATGACAGTTGTCTTGCTATAAAAATGCTCAGTGTTGAAGAAACGCAAACTTTTGCAGTATACATGGAGACCGGCAGAGATATAAAGAGTGATTTTGTCTATTTTCAGTTTATGATTCAGTATTCAAATATTTATCAAGCTGAGATCTCCAGAGTGATTACCATTAGGCTCCCTACCGTGGATAGTGTTTCAGCATATCTAGAGAGTGTTCAAGATGAAGTGACTGCTGTTCTCATCGGAAAAAGAACTATTTTACTAGCGAAAAACTTAAACGATGCTCTTGGTATGTGAGTATCACTTGACGAGAGAATTAAAGATGTCGCAAGTAAATTTGGTTCCCAAGTGCCAAAGTCAAAATTTCATCGATACCCCAAAGAAATCTCATTATTGCCAGAACACTTGTTTCATCTTAGAAGAGGTCCTCTACTCGGAAGTATACTTTGTCACGAAGATGAGTGGTCTGTTTACCGATCTTTGTTCCTCAATGCTTCCTTTGATCTATCACTTCGCATGTTGGCACCTCGATGTCTTATGCATCGCGACGGTGGAACTTTTGAGGAGTTACCAGCTTACGATCTTGCTATGCAGTCTGATTCTGCAGTTGTTCTTGATCACGGGACAGATATCTTCATTTGGTTGGTATGCTTTTCTGTCTAACTTTTCTGTAATAGATTACGTTTAGTTTATCAAACCATTCAATTGAATTCAACATTCAGATGTGCTTGGTTTGCAATACTCCAGAGAATTTTGTCACAATTTCTACAGTTTGGCAGCTACTCATATATCATTTATTTGTACAGTCTTCCGTAGTTGCGTCACATGTTATTCgattccattttttttaaactgGATGTTTTTGAGTAATGTATCCGAACTACAGTTCTGACTTCGCATGTTTTGACGATAAACTTAATTGGAATTTGGAGGAATAAAAACAATATTCCTATACTTTTTAGATCTCACCTACATTTGCTGCTTTCATTATGAAGATGTCTCAAATTAGTTTGTACATTTTATATCTGATTTCTTTCCTTCGTAACAATGGATGTTTTTGATCTGGTTTTTGTCGTAGTGGATAGATAAATAACTTTTTTCTTGTTATTGATATGAGATCAAGCTCTTTGCGTCGGATGGACTTGTTAGCCTCATAGTGAAATTGTACAGACTGTCTAATAATCGCTTTATCTAAAACATATTTGTATAGAGACAAAGCAACCTCTGTCTGACTCCTAAATATTTTCTCCTTCATATGAATTTTTTCCGTCAGAGTAAATTGATGAACCTTTTACTGTTCTTGAACCTTTTCAACATTCTGACTGCAATATTATGTTGTAGACCTGTAACAACAGTGAGAATTTGGGTTAGCTAAGGCATGGAGACTGTTTTTGTATGTGGAACATCAAACATGCACGAGTCTATTAAACATTAAACTTTCTGTGGTGATGCTGTGCAAGATTTAGCTTTATGTATGTGGCAGCTAGATCAGAACTCATGTGTCATATAAATGTGTTACAATATGACTTCTGGGAAAGGTGCTGTaccttatttattttatttgttgcaTTTTTTCATAGACCTTTCTCATGATTAGGTAATATACAGGGTGCTGAGCTAGTTGCACAGGAAGGAAAAAGTGCAGCAGCTTTGGCGGCATGTAGGACACTGTCTGAAGAGCTTACTGAGATGAGGTTTCCTGCTCCTAGGATTCTTGCATTCAAGGTAGATCTTACCCTTTTTCAAAAAATGACAACTATAAATTTACGAAGATGCTAACTTCAAACAAATAACAAGGATGAAAGAAGAATACATAGTAAACCATCTAGTTGAAGACTTCGTTTTTTCTGATTTTGTATGATGAATGGAATCTACATTCTTTGATCTTTTCACATCCATCTAAATGCtttattcattaaataaataatgaaaaaattTGTGGTTTGCTCTGGTTACGTCGACATTCCATTAGTTCATCAAGGTAGTAATTTTTGTAGATAGTAGGGGGTGGATGACGCTATGTGTCTGGGTTGGATGGGATTAGATGATTTAAGTTTTGATTAGGGTGGATTTAATCAAAGTTTGATAAGAAGTGATCATTGCACACCTCTTTCAACCGTGGAACAATGACATCTTTATTAAATTTTGTGGATAGTAGGGGTCCGACAAGGTGGGTGATGATTGTTAGGATCTAGATCTCCAAACACAATTAATTCTGCGAATATTGACTAATGAAAAAGGAAGACAAATTTATTAATATGAAATATAATCTGAGAAATATCTCAGCCAAGGATGGAATCCTTTTAAAAGAAGAATATACTTACTCTCCCTGTCCCCAGCACAAGCTAGTAAGAACGAAACACAATAAATGAATCCCCTTCCCTTCTCTCCCGTCTAATTTATCTTCTCCCCCTCCTAATCCCTTTCCACTTCTCCAAGTTATTGTTTCTATAATTCTCTTGATAAGTTGAGAGACCCAATTTATCTCTGCCCATGATACTACTCCTATTTTTTACTTATCCAGCCCAATTGTCTCAAGTACCTAACAATGATGTCGGGGCTAGGTGTGATTATGTGATTTTGGGCTAGTTGGGTATGGTAGATTTGGATTTAATAAAACTTTAATAAGAATTAGTTAagattatttaaattgaaaaaataacatatatatatatatatggatatGCTGAATGCGTATTACTTGGCAAGGTTATTTGAGTACACTTGACAAGGTTATTTGAGTACGTCTCAGCCGGTTTTGTATGTGAGAAATGGAATAATGGAGTGTCAGATGGTCATTATAATCTCTATTCAACTTTATCAACAGCAAATGATCAAATGCAAACTTGTTTTAACCTTTGAGCATTTGATGTGGTTGCATACCTCATACCTGATACTTGAAACAGAGGTTTCACTATGTTGAAAAACCTCCTCAGAATATTTGCGctgaatatttatgtttaataacaGGAAGGGAGCTCCCAGGCATGATACTTCGTCTCTAGGCTGATACCAGCACACAAAGACCCACCTTACGAACAGGTTGGTGATGTCAATTTGGTCTTGAATATATGCCACTTGCTGTATGCTCTGGAGTTATGGCCCGTCCAATAGCAGTAACTTTATCATTGTTGCCTGCCTCTTTTTGAGTAATGAGCCTACTCTAATCCATTTGCGGATACAGGAAGCAAAATTTCCTCAGCTTCGAACTTTGACTGCGGATCAACGGACAAAGCTGAAAAGTAGTTTTATTCACTTTGATGATCCAAGCTTCTACGAGTGGATGCGGAATCTGAAAGTATTGCCACCAGAACCAAGCTGAGAAACTACTTGAGTAGGGTACGTAGTCATCATCATATCATACTTTTCGAGTATCCATGCCCTGTCATGGCCTTTGCTGTGTCATTTTAGCAGTTCCTTTGCATGATGGCAGATACTCATTCTTACTagactttgatttttttttttcactctTTATGACAGAGCACATATTTGATGCACAGCTGCtcttttgtatatatatttttccaaGATTGACTGCTGGATGACACAAATATGGATCCCCGGATGCTATAATTACGACTCTCAGTGGCACTTGCTAATTTTGGGGTTCTTTAATCgaatattgtaattttttttatataaaaatttagtaAAGATGGTTGGTTACTAAATAGGGTAAAAActcatgattatttttattactgTCTTAAAAAGCATGCTTACAataattaatatgttaattatgTGTCTAAAGACTTCGGAGCAGTACAATCATGTTTttacaaatatatttattatcgTAAACGGTCAAGTTTTAATAATTGTCGATATAATTATCTTAAAATTTCTAAATGAAGTTACGTTAGATATTAattaaaatgagagaaaaatatatataataacatAGAAACGCGttatgtgaaatttgtttgtaTCAATAAAACATGACATGTACAATATGatgcaatatatataaataaattggtaGTTTATGacaatttataataaatttcagGATGAATGTCAAAATTATCATATTTGACCATATCAATGGCTTAATATTTCGCCTTGATTGTCAATCTCTAAGCGAAAATACTATTCTATGAATATAATTTGAGTGCATTGTGGTTAAAATCGGTAGtagatatgaaattttttgaaatttatttttgtacaAAATTCACATTATAGATAGTTTCGAATAAAGTGttaaaattcatattaattaaaatacatgtataaaatatatcaaactttgcaaaaattaccaaaaatgaATGAAATTATATTATGGTATCACTTCACTCGAGTGTTGTCCTCGTTTATTtcgtttttctttattttattactaTAATGATCAGAATCAAAATATGAATGAAAATCAACATTTCGAATGCCGGCAAAGATCAATAATCAATACAAATAAgtctaaaaaaatataaaatcaataataaaaaataagtgTGTGTCTAAAATCGCCTCTTGTTATCATCAAACAAAAAGGAAATCGCGCTTTTTTGACTGTCCCACGCTTTTTATTCACTTGGGTGTAAGAATTAGATGCAGAAATGGTAATCAGTAAATGTGGGGCTTCTTTCCCAAGTTGATTGTAATCGGTATTCTCGCCGGCTACAAACCCTAGCCCCATCAACATGGAGCTTGAAGCCAATGGCGATGTAAACCACGTCTACAAGAAGCCAAAACTAGCCTTGATATCCGAAGCCGAAATTCGGGAGGAGTTCGCCCATCACCAGCCGGGCATCGCCAGGATCAACAACGGCAGCTTCGGAAGCTGCCCCGCTTCCATCATCGCCGCTCAGAAGCTCTGGCAGCTTCGATTCCTCCGCCATCCGGACGATTTCTTCTTCAACCATCTTCAGCGCCAAATCACTCGCTCTCGCTCCATCGTTAAGGAGCTTGTGAATGCCGACCACGTCGATGAAATCTCCATTGTCGACAATGCCACTACTGCTGCTGCCATTGTTCTCCAGCATGTTGGATGGGCTTTTGCGGAAGGGAGATTCCAGAAGGGAGATGCTGTTGTCATGCTCCACTGCGCTTTCCAGGCTGTGAAGAAGTCGATTGAAGCGTATGTCACTCGGGCTGGCGGTTCTGTCATCGTGGTTCACTTGCCTTTccctgtgaattccaatgaaGAGATTATTGCCGAGTTTCGGAAAGGCTTGGCTAGAGGTAAGGCAAACGGCAGGACAGTTAGGCTAGCGATAATAGATCATATAACTTCAATGCCCTGTGTTGTCATTCCCGCTCGTGAATTGGTTAGGATATGTAGGGAGGAAGGTGTTGAACGCGTCTTTGTGGACGCTGCTCATGCTATTGGCAGTGTTCATGTTGATGTCAAGGAAATCGGAGCCGATTTTTATGTAAGCAATTTGCATAAATGGTTTTTCTGCCCTCCTTCTGTTGCATTTTTATACTGCCGAAAGTTACCCATATCGCCCGATTTACATCACCCTGTGGTTTCACATGAAtatgggaatggattggctatAGAGAGCGCATGGATTGGAACTCGAGACTACAGCTCTCAACTTGTAATTCCTGAAGCTTTAGATTTCATTAATAGGTTTCAAGGTGGACTCGTGGGAATTCAGAAGCATAATCATGACAAAGTAGTGGAAATGGGTGAAATGTTGGCTAAAGCTTGGGGAACAAATCTTGGTTCACCTCCAGAGATGTGCCCCAGCATGGCGATGGTTGGACTGCCTTCGGGATTGGGTATTTTGTGTGATGATGATGCATTGAAGTTAAGGACACACTTGAGAAATCATTTTGGGGTTGAAGTCCCCATATATTTTCAGGCTCCAAGAGATGGGGAGATGGGATCCACGGATGTGAATGGTTGTCTAACAGGATATGCTCGTATTTCTCATCAAGTGTACAATAATGTCGATGATTATATGAAGTTACGTGATGCAATCAATCAACTTCTCCATGATGGACTCACTTGCAAGAAGCTTCGGATAGAATGAAGTGTCGTGAACTCATTTTACGCACTTCTCGTGTTCCCTTGAGTACAAATCAGTAGGTTAGTCTCTCTTCAATAATTTTGTTTATGAACTTTTCCTTATTATATATTGTCATCACGGTAATCAACATCAGTTGTGCAGTTATTAATTCACTTATAATCTAGGACCCATATTTGTACTCTATGACTATATTCAGTTGCACTTATAATCTAGGACCCATATTAGTGCTCTATGACTAGGAtcaatttaaatgttttttttcaaaaaaaaattgtttgcaTGGTTTGTACCTTCTGGAAAATCTGCAGGAACTTATTTGTCATGTATGGGAAAATTTCATCTTAAATTTATGGGATATGTTGCCTTCCATACATATACATCTATCTTTCTGCatggatttttttttcttatttaacaAAAAACCAATTACAAGAACACTTGAAATTACCTGAAGGAACACCCTCAATGTCATTTCTAATTTATTGGCAGCTTGGTCAAGAGAAGTATACTAGTTTGTATCATGCTTAGGAAATCAAGTAGGGTGTCAATTATGTTCCTTGAAGTTTTGGTCTATGAGGATATTCTTTTCTCTAGGTGCACTACTACGTTTGTAAATCTGTTTTTTCTTAATTCAATATGAGTTtagttttatattaaaattttgtgaaaTATACTCGAAGCCCCATTTTGTGCTTTACTGACATATTTATTTAAACTATGCATGCAGAAATCGTCTTCCAATTTGTTCCTGTGTTCTTTTCTTGCCTTGTAGCCAGTAACAATCGTAAAACTATTTTAATGCCTTTTTTGTCCTTTGACGAACACAATCGTGGGATCACATTAgaaattattgaaaaatcaACCCTCTTGTGGGCCATCATGTCTAGGATTTGATATTAGTCCAAAATACTAGGGGAAAATCAGCTTGTGAAATCAAAACAgttgctttttttaaaaaaatatggattttaaaATCTCTTCGGGAGCAAATCTAGGTGAATTTTTTACAATGCTTCTAAAGTTTTTTAGTTCTTTGGGACTAAAATGCCCTTAGTTTTTAGCTATGTCATCTGCAATATGTTTCTCCTGACCTAGTATTCCACCTTTCCACCCCCAAAAGCCTATTAGATGCATGTAGGTAGGTTCTGCCCTGTACTTTGATTCCCTTATTATCGGAAGGACAAAGTGCTGTTACCTTTTTCCGTTTTTCAAATAATTGAGATGTTCGGTTTAACTTTATGTTTGTTTTGGGAGTATGAAATTAATACTCAAGTCACTGTTGTTGTTCTCAAGTACGACTATACATAATAGTGCTATGAAGCTGTTGATGCCAAGGTGCTTGTAAAGATTATGACCTGCGATGATAAATGTGGAGAGTGTGAGACCTACGACTTTGTTGATGCATTTCGACTATGTTCATGGTTAATCTAGGAGAGCTTCATTATGTTCTCGCACAAGCGGCATTATTATCTAAAATGAGCTTGTGTGTTTGATTTCAATCTTTAGTTTTGCAGCTATTTTGAAGAGAGAAGTGGAGAAGATTACGGAAAATAAATTGCGCGGGAAAGCGTTCTTATACCTGATTTGTCCTGAAGAATGATGAATTTTGAAGGATGCAACTGAACAGCCAAGCTAAGCATGAACAATAGAAATCGTCGAGGTTTCTCCCTTATCAACAGAATTGCTAGTTTTGCAGTCATATCTTCCTGTTTTAGTTGTGATGGTAAATTTGTTAAGACCCTCATTTTCATTTTCTCCCCATGCCAGCTTTCAGATGCTCTTATTTTCTTGAAGGTGCGTGGATGATATGAATATCTTCTTTCAAAATACTAGCACATCTTAAATGCAAGTGCACGTATCATGATAACGAGTGGATAGATTTTATACTAAAAATGGTTGATTTATCCCCGCCAATATATACCAGGCACTGCATCGCTGAAGGAATGACAAgttagattttcaatcattCACTTATGCAAGTAGTCTAGTTTCGTTGGGAAAATTCCAACGCCATTCaacccttttttttttcttcatgtTTTCAGGAGCACACCATGTAATAGGAAGAACCTATCTACTCTACCAGAAAAACCATACCAACCCCAGTGTAATCGCGAATCGGACTCGGCATCCTACATggaaaaaacaaatatttttttgtagcATGAATTCCAAGTATGcgtattattgtttttttcagCAACCTCAAATCTTTTCTTTCAAATTTAACGGTCAATAACTCCTATCTTTCACCTCCATCCTTCCCCCAGCTTCCGATTCAAACCCAAATCATTAAGACCAAGTTCAACCCTAAGATCGAATATGGATTTACAAACTCCCACAACATAGGGTGAACTTATCGTAAAATACCAAAAACTATTGTAATCCAAAAATCCCGAGGCCACAGAGTGAAATTCACCCAGATAAAAATAGCTTCTGCCCTTTTGATGTATAGTGTAACTAACTTTCTCAATTAGCACCAAACGTGGAACAAAGTATAACTTTCACAACTGAAAGGGGGAAAAATCAACACCCAAGCGCAATCAAATTTACAAAGACCAAATTGGATTTTGCTAAGATTCTAGAAATGTAACATGATTGCTCAAAACACTGCAGCCAAATATAAGAAGCCAGCTAAAAATAAGAAAcagtaataataattaaaaagggAATTGACATTCTCTCTCTTTAGAATGCGAAAGCAGCCCCCACGTTCCACAATACTCTCAACAATTTGCTTCaaccaaaaattttaaaaaatgagcCCTTAGCCATGTAGACAGTCGGGCAAAAGCCACCCTTCCCCAAAGcatgtatatatacatatatatacttccGTGACACCCAATAACGCAAAATAAGAAGGCAGTACAGCTTGGAGCAAAGTCAAAAGAACTCACTGCCTCTATCGTGACTCATTTTTTAGGTTCTCTGGAGGTCATCATCACAAGCTTCTGACCTCCACCATTCCGCCACACACCACGAGCAGGCAGACTTTCCATATTTGGTCCGCTTGAGGCATGATAATCCTTTATATTTGGACCAGGATCTGGATCATGATCAGCACTTTTAAGATCCAGGAGTGCTTCAACAGAGCCATCACCAAGGCGGACTCTGTGAAACTTGGAAGTTTTCTTCTTTTGCTTACCTTTCccatcaccagtacctgacttCAGA from the Primulina tabacum isolate GXHZ01 chromosome 16, ASM2559414v2, whole genome shotgun sequence genome contains:
- the LOC142529069 gene encoding L-cysteine desulfhydrase-like, with the translated sequence MELEANGDVNHVYKKPKLALISEAEIREEFAHHQPGIARINNGSFGSCPASIIAAQKLWQLRFLRHPDDFFFNHLQRQITRSRSIVKELVNADHVDEISIVDNATTAAAIVLQHVGWAFAEGRFQKGDAVVMLHCAFQAVKKSIEAYVTRAGGSVIVVHLPFPVNSNEEIIAEFRKGLARGKANGRTVRLAIIDHITSMPCVVIPARELVRICREEGVERVFVDAAHAIGSVHVDVKEIGADFYVSNLHKWFFCPPSVAFLYCRKLPISPDLHHPVVSHEYGNGLAIESAWIGTRDYSSQLVIPEALDFINRFQGGLVGIQKHNHDKVVEMGEMLAKAWGTNLGSPPEMCPSMAMVGLPSGLGILCDDDALKLRTHLRNHFGVEVPIYFQAPRDGEMGSTDVNGCLTGYARISHQVYNNVDDYMKLRDAINQLLHDGLTCKKLRIE